In a genomic window of Streptomyces sp. NBC_01231:
- a CDS encoding carboxylesterase family protein yields the protein MSMHRVLTALGCAVTALLATSWTAAPPTQPARPAATTVRTHDGPVRGAAHDGYRTFEGIPYAAPPLGRLRWAPPRPATHWAGVRDATRPASACPQPAGEVPGGSTNEDCLHLNVTTPDGAGPARPRPVIVWLHGGGFTTGAGSSYDAHRMATRGDVVVVTVNYRLGSLGFLAHSGLPGSGTFGLADQQAALRWVRAEIGAFGGDAHKVTLAGESAGGYSVCAQLASPTAAGLFDRAIIESGPCTGRPDRPFAPSSVPLSTARAAGADLAAKVGCGSARDVMACLRRVDVPRLLEAQEIDQQPAHITPLLPVDPPAALAADRFHHIPVLIGNTRDEGNGWAAGIVQAGHPVTPDTWPDVVAAFFPSPGEAQAIVREYPVHRTDGGPVFGAVIGDANFACPTSRTDDLLASHVPVWRYEFADEHAPPLTSGAPPFPLGAPHASELPYLFDLGGRPRDLTAAQHRLADTMIDYWTRFARTADPNGPSSPHWPRQTVLSLAPDHIVPTRTAQRRHHCAFWNAIG from the coding sequence ATGAGCATGCACCGCGTCCTGACCGCCCTGGGCTGCGCCGTGACCGCCTTACTCGCGACGTCATGGACCGCAGCGCCACCGACTCAGCCCGCCCGGCCCGCCGCCACGACGGTACGCACCCACGACGGTCCGGTACGGGGCGCCGCCCACGACGGCTACCGCACCTTTGAGGGCATCCCCTACGCGGCGCCACCACTCGGCAGGCTGCGCTGGGCGCCACCCCGCCCTGCCACCCACTGGGCCGGGGTACGGGACGCCACCCGGCCCGCGAGTGCCTGTCCGCAGCCGGCCGGCGAGGTGCCCGGCGGCAGCACCAACGAGGACTGTCTTCATCTGAACGTCACGACTCCCGACGGTGCCGGACCGGCACGCCCCCGGCCGGTGATCGTGTGGCTGCACGGCGGCGGGTTCACCACCGGAGCGGGCAGTTCGTACGACGCCCACCGGATGGCCACCCGCGGCGATGTCGTGGTCGTCACTGTCAACTACCGCCTGGGGAGCCTGGGTTTCCTCGCGCACAGCGGGCTGCCCGGCTCCGGCACCTTCGGCCTGGCCGACCAGCAGGCGGCGCTGCGCTGGGTCCGTGCCGAGATCGGCGCCTTCGGCGGCGACGCCCACAAGGTGACGCTGGCCGGTGAGTCGGCGGGCGGTTACAGCGTCTGCGCCCAGCTCGCCTCGCCCACCGCTGCGGGGCTCTTCGACCGGGCGATCATCGAGAGCGGCCCGTGCACAGGCCGCCCCGACCGGCCGTTCGCCCCGTCTTCCGTCCCTCTGTCCACGGCGCGCGCCGCCGGCGCGGACCTCGCGGCGAAGGTCGGCTGCGGCTCGGCCCGGGACGTCATGGCTTGCCTGCGGCGTGTGGACGTCCCCCGTCTGCTGGAGGCCCAGGAGATCGATCAACAGCCCGCTCACATCACCCCGTTGCTGCCAGTGGACCCCCCAGCGGCGCTCGCCGCCGACCGCTTCCACCACATCCCCGTGCTCATCGGCAACACCCGCGACGAGGGCAACGGCTGGGCCGCCGGGATCGTCCAGGCCGGCCATCCCGTCACCCCCGACACCTGGCCCGACGTCGTGGCCGCCTTCTTCCCCTCCCCGGGGGAGGCGCAGGCGATCGTCCGCGAGTATCCGGTGCACCGCACCGACGGGGGCCCGGTGTTCGGCGCGGTCATCGGCGACGCGAACTTCGCCTGCCCGACATCGCGTACCGACGACCTGCTCGCCTCCCATGTGCCCGTCTGGCGCTACGAGTTCGCGGACGAGCACGCTCCGCCGCTCACCTCGGGCGCACCGCCGTTCCCGCTCGGCGCACCGCACGCGAGCGAACTGCCCTACCTGTTCGACCTGGGCGGCCGCCCGCGTGACCTGACCGCGGCACAGCACCGACTGGCCGACACCATGATCGACTACTGGACCCGCTTCGCCCGCACCGCCGATCCGAACGGCCCGTCGTCACCGCACTGGCCCCGCCAGACGGTCCTGTCCCTGGCACCGGACCACATCGTCCCCACCCGCACAGCGCAGCGCCGCCACCACTGCGCGTTCTGGAACGCCATCGGGTGA
- a CDS encoding GPP34 family phosphoprotein encodes MIDDLACRMYLLAYDDSAEGPYHRSRTQLLVRAAALIDLALRGRLREDGGTVTVTGTQPTGDPVLDGVLRDAADGHGWKHLVRRHRKRTLTQVEDRLVMAGLVTVKAPRTRFGTRRLTVTDPAVPAALRARVSVVLHGDGPVQEIPAADTALLALAAAGGIRSVVSRQDERTFRARIDACTGCLAALAPGLEKAVSALPMTMIAAQGGMGGG; translated from the coding sequence GTGATCGATGACCTGGCCTGCCGCATGTATCTGCTCGCCTACGACGACTCGGCCGAAGGCCCTTACCACCGTTCCCGGACTCAGCTGCTGGTCCGGGCCGCCGCCCTGATCGACCTCGCGCTGCGCGGCCGGCTGCGCGAGGACGGCGGCACCGTCACCGTGACCGGCACTCAGCCGACCGGCGACCCCGTCCTGGACGGCGTTCTGCGCGACGCCGCCGACGGACACGGCTGGAAGCACCTCGTACGCCGCCACCGCAAGCGGACCCTGACCCAGGTGGAGGACCGGCTCGTCATGGCGGGACTGGTCACCGTGAAAGCGCCCCGCACCCGCTTCGGCACACGGCGGCTGACCGTGACGGACCCCGCCGTGCCCGCCGCACTCCGCGCCCGCGTGTCCGTAGTGCTGCACGGGGACGGCCCCGTCCAGGAGATCCCCGCCGCCGACACCGCGCTGCTGGCGCTGGCGGCGGCGGGCGGCATCCGCTCCGTCGTGTCACGACAGGACGAAAGGACCTTCCGGGCCCGTATCGACGCCTGCACGGGGTGTCTCGCCGCCCTCGCGCCCGGCCTGGAGAAAGCTGTGAGCGCCCTGCCGATGACCATGATCGCCGCGCAGGGCGGCATGGGCGGCGGCTGA
- a CDS encoding response regulator transcription factor — MTLRVVVADDQALVRTGFRMIIDARDDLEVVGEASDGREAVRLTRETAPDVVLMDVRMPVVDGIEATRQIAACGSPARVLVLTTWDVDAHVVAALRAGASGFLLKDMRPGELVDAIRLTARGDALLAPTVLSRVLDRFLRTTPDPAPPPSLQDLSGREREVLTLIGQALSNAEIAARLRLSEATVKNHVTAVLRKLGLRDRVQAVVAAYDHGLVRPRRP; from the coding sequence ATGACGCTGCGCGTGGTGGTGGCCGACGACCAGGCCCTGGTCCGTACCGGCTTCCGCATGATCATCGATGCTCGGGACGACCTCGAGGTGGTCGGTGAGGCGTCCGACGGCCGGGAGGCGGTGCGGCTGACGCGGGAAACGGCGCCCGACGTGGTGCTGATGGACGTACGGATGCCCGTCGTGGACGGTATCGAGGCGACCCGGCAGATCGCGGCGTGCGGCAGTCCGGCCAGGGTGCTCGTGCTGACCACCTGGGACGTGGACGCGCACGTGGTCGCCGCCCTGCGGGCCGGGGCGAGCGGCTTCCTGCTGAAGGACATGCGCCCCGGCGAACTCGTCGACGCGATCCGTCTCACCGCGCGTGGTGACGCGCTGCTGGCGCCGACCGTGCTCAGCCGTGTCCTCGACCGGTTCCTGCGCACCACGCCCGACCCGGCACCGCCGCCCTCTCTGCAAGATCTCTCCGGCCGCGAGCGGGAGGTGCTCACCCTGATCGGGCAGGCGCTGTCGAACGCGGAGATCGCCGCGCGACTGCGTCTGTCCGAGGCCACCGTCAAGAACCATGTCACCGCGGTGCTGCGCAAACTCGGCCTGCGCGACCGCGTCCAGGCCGTCGTCGCCGCCTACGACCACGGCCTCGTCCGGCCGCGCCGCCCCTGA
- a CDS encoding sensor histidine kinase, translated as MDRSSGQADGAFAGEALGELSPRAARALWWGSAGLVLAVPGTSVLVAGTEHGRRLPVAVALVVAQACVLRWQARAPVAVLAANAVTGLAVWALLPAVTLTGALLAAQVALCALSATKPRRVSVRALAVMCLPAPLAFGAGGGGGGAVYLLAVVLAWTAGQWRRAQQARTRAEMLRAVAEERARIAREVHDVVAHTLLVMVIQAGAADDVFTQRPEQARQSLRAIETGARSALGELRLLLRAFTPDERAGERREPRPSLARLDELADTVRATGMTVRVHREGATEGLPAAVDLAAYRIVQEALTNTLRHAVGADEVSVRVTSEGECVKVTVVDNGLTSRGSSDAVGEGRGLVGMKERTRLVGGSLRAGPLPGGGFEVAARLPVGLVS; from the coding sequence GTGGATCGCAGCAGTGGGCAGGCGGACGGCGCGTTCGCCGGGGAAGCGCTGGGTGAGCTGTCGCCCCGGGCTGCCCGGGCTCTGTGGTGGGGGTCGGCTGGTCTGGTGCTCGCCGTTCCGGGCACCTCGGTGCTGGTCGCCGGCACGGAGCACGGCCGACGACTGCCCGTGGCGGTGGCCCTGGTCGTCGCGCAGGCCTGCGTCCTGAGGTGGCAGGCGCGCGCCCCGGTCGCCGTGCTGGCCGCGAACGCGGTGACGGGGCTCGCGGTGTGGGCGCTGCTGCCCGCGGTGACCTTGACGGGGGCGCTTCTCGCGGCGCAGGTTGCGTTGTGCGCGCTGTCGGCCACCAAGCCGCGGCGGGTGTCGGTGCGGGCGCTCGCGGTGATGTGTCTGCCGGCGCCGCTGGCGTTCGGGGCGGGCGGAGGCGGGGGTGGGGCGGTTTATCTGCTGGCGGTGGTCTTGGCGTGGACGGCGGGGCAGTGGCGCAGGGCGCAGCAGGCACGGACGAGGGCGGAGATGCTCCGGGCTGTGGCGGAGGAGCGCGCGAGGATCGCCCGTGAGGTGCACGACGTCGTGGCACACACCTTGTTGGTGATGGTCATTCAGGCGGGCGCCGCCGACGACGTGTTCACCCAGCGGCCCGAACAGGCCCGGCAATCGCTGCGGGCCATCGAGACGGGCGCCCGCTCGGCGCTCGGCGAACTGCGCCTGCTGTTACGGGCGTTCACACCAGATGAGCGGGCCGGGGAGCGGCGTGAGCCGCGGCCCTCGCTCGCGCGTCTGGACGAGCTTGCCGACACCGTGCGCGCGACCGGGATGACCGTGCGCGTGCACCGCGAGGGCGCTACCGAAGGGCTGCCGGCCGCAGTGGATCTGGCGGCGTACCGGATCGTTCAGGAGGCCCTCACGAACACGCTGCGCCACGCGGTCGGCGCCGACGAGGTGAGTGTGCGCGTGACGTCCGAAGGGGAGTGCGTGAAGGTCACGGTGGTGGACAACGGGCTTACGTCTCGGGGTAGTTCGGACGCGGTGGGGGAGGGACGCGGTCTTGTGGGGATGAAGGAACGCACGCGGCTCGTGGGCGGCAGTCTGCGCGCCGGACCACTGCCCGGGGGCGGGTTCGAGGTGGCCGCGCGGCTGCCGGTGGGGCTTGTGTCATGA